The Pogona vitticeps strain Pit_001003342236 chromosome 6, PviZW2.1, whole genome shotgun sequence genome contains a region encoding:
- the LOC110089925 gene encoding olfactory receptor 11L1-like → MEKTGQENRTLITTFLLLGFGDLEEQWFLPFLLFLGIYIATMAGNILLIMLVIIDHHLHTPMYFFLANLSCLESCYSSNILPLMLANLSKGGQGTISVTGCMVQYYFFGFLAVSECYLLAAMSYDRYVAICNPLLYATLMNGHVCLQLIAGSWISGSLAINITIFLMHQLQFCGSGEINHFFCDFNPILKLSCDDTHMITLLTIFLAALCSLPPFLLTLASYVSIISVIVRIPSTTGRQKAFSTCSAHLIVVSLFYSTIIIVYMLPKTEALRDLNKVFSLFYTVLTPFLNPLIYSLRNKEVEEAFRKVIARLCVFQRTIEPNFMHSLI, encoded by the coding sequence ATGGAAAAAACAGGACAGGAAAATCGAACACTGATCACtacattccttcttctgggatttGGAGATCTGGAGGAGCAGTggtttcttcctttcctgctcttcttGGGCATCTACATTGCTACCATGGCTGGGAACATCCTCCTCATCATGCTGGTCATAATTGACCACCACCTCCATACTCCTATGTACTTCTTCTTGGCTAACTTGTCATGCTTAGAGTCCTGTTACAGCTCCAATATTCTTCCCTTAATGCTGGCTAACCTTTCTAAAGGGGGTCAAGGAACCATTTCTGTAACTGGCTGCATGGTACAGTATTACTTTTTTGGTTTCTTAGCAGTTTCTGAGTGCTACCTGCTTGCTGCAATGTCGTATGACAGGTACGTGGCAATTTGCAATCCACTGCTCTATGCAACACTTATGAATGGCCATGTTTGCCTCCAACTAATAGCTGGATCTTGGATAAGTGGTTCTTTGGCTATTAACATAACCATCTTTTTAATGCACCAGTTACAGTTCTGTGGCTCTGGTGAAATCAATCATTTCTTCTGTGATTTCAATCCAATATTAAAGCTTTCATGTGATGATACACACATGATTACACTGTTAACAATCTTCCTTGCTGCCCTGTGCTCCTTGCCTCCCTTCTTGTTGACTTTAGCCTCTTACGTTTCCATCATATCAGTCATTGTGAGAATCCCATCCACTACGGGAAGGCAAAAAGCCTTCTCCACTTGCTCTGCTCACCTCATTGTGGTGTCTCTCTTCTATAGCACAATAATAATTGTCTACATGTTGCCCAAGACGGAGGCACTTCGAGATCTAAACaaagtcttctctctcttctaTACAGTTCTGACACCTTTCTTGAACCCCTTGATATATTCCCTGAGAAACAAGGAGGTAGAGGAAGCTTTCAGAAAAGTTATTGCTAGATTGTGTGTGTTTCAGAGAACAATAGAGCCTAATTTTATGCATTCTCTTATTTAA
- the LOC110089924 gene encoding olfactory receptor 2AP1-like: MFPRQKHIGSNQTMITEFILLGFGDGQDVQIALLLLFLMLYLVTIVGNLLIVLLVVLDHNLHTPMYYFLGNLSCLETFYSSTILPRMLYSLTTGDKSISFIGCFIQFYIFGILVTTECFLLAAMSFDRYVAVCKPLHYSAYMNDKLSVQLAAGSWVGGGLAITMTTSLMSQLVFCGTNEIDHFFCDFGPVVNLSCGNNEIIVTFVFILSSVCVFPSFLLTLVSYVCIIMSILRVPTTSGRQKFFSTCSSHLVVVTTFYGTLIIVYALPKITTLKDLNKVFSLLYTILTPLLNPLIYSLRNKDVQEALKKVVRKLAIPTGIKKTRLLI; this comes from the coding sequence ATGTTTCCTCGACAAAAACACATTGGATCAAATCAAACCATGATCACAGAATTCATTCTTCTGGGATTTGGGGATGGTCAGGATGTGCAGATTGCTCTTCTGTTGCTATTTCTCATGCTCTACCTTGTGACTATCGTTGGGAACCTCCtcattgttcttcttgttgtatTAGACCATAATCTTCATACACCTATGTATTACTTTCTGGGCAACCTGTCTTGCTTAGAGACCTTCTACAGCTCAACGATCCTGCCCAGGATGTTATACAGCCTCACCACAGGAGACAAGTCTATCTCATTCATAGGTTGCTTCatacagttttacatttttgGCATTCTTGTTACCACAGAATGTTTTCTCTTAGCGGCAATGTCCTTTGATCGCTATGTGGCCGTATGCAAGCCGTTGCATTACAGCGCCTACATGAATGACAAGCTGAGCGTCCAGTTGGCTGCtggctcatgggtgggtggggggttggCAATCACCATGACAACATCTTTAATGTCACAGTTAGTCTTTTGTGGTACAAATGAGATTGACCACTTCTTTTGTGATTTTGGGCCAGTAGTCAATTTGTCTTGTGGCAACAATGAAATAATAGTTACTTTTGTTTTCATACTGTCATCAGTGTGtgtctttccatctttcctgttGACCTTGGTGTCCTATGTTTGCATCATTATGTCCATCTTGAGAGTCCCAACCACCTCTGGAAGGCAAAAGTTTTTCTCTACGTGCTCCTCCCATTTGGTGGTAGTTACAACTTTTTATGGAACTCTGATTATTGTCTATGCCTTGCCAAAGATAACTACCCTCAAAGATCTAAACAAAGTTTTTTCTCTTCTGTATACCATATTAACTCCTCTTCTCAACCCTCTCATATACAGCCTGAGAAACAAAGATGTTCAGGAGGCACTGAAAAAAGTTGTGAGAAAGTTAGCAATTCCTACAGGGATCAAGAAGACAAGGTTGCTAATTTGA